One region of Mugil cephalus isolate CIBA_MC_2020 chromosome 17, CIBA_Mcephalus_1.1, whole genome shotgun sequence genomic DNA includes:
- the LOC125024047 gene encoding putative uncharacterized protein C6orf183, with protein MCNVYRASSSVKVKQMEAELSRQLAALRAETEERGFPAGAGTSSSYSSVAPPRDVSFFRVEREHALRRGLQVAGAFPVQSQADVMQRELESCLSLEYTPDSLPLLLHQFYTDRSFHLAQIKHQLMLRWRRFCRHTSVIEKLYPHYKVTIPASA; from the exons ATGTGTAACGTGTATCGAGCTTCCTCCTCCGTCAAAGTGAAGCAGATGGAGGCAGAGCTGTCACGTCAGCTGGCGGCACTCAGAGCAGAAACTGAAGAGCGTGGATTTCCAGCGGGAGCAGGGACCTCCAGCTCTTACAG ttCTGTTGCACCTCCCAGAGACGTTTCCTTCTTTCGTGTGGAGAGGGAACATGCACTGAGGAGAGGACTGCAA GTGGCCGGAGCTTTTCCGGTTCAGTCCCAGGCTGACGTCATGCAGAGGGAGCTGGAGAGCTGCTTGAGTTTGGAGTACACTCCTGACAGTCTGCCTCTTCTGCTGCACCAG TTCTACACGGACAGATCCTTTCACCTGGCTCAGATCAAACATCAGCTCATGCTGCGATGGAGGAGATTTTGCCGCCACACCAGCGTCATCGAGAAGCTTTACCCTCATTATAAGGTTACGATACCTGCATCAGCATAA